The genomic window TGTTCGCCCCACAGGGGAGAGCGGAGCGGCCGGAAGGCCCCGCATCGTCTCAAGTGGCGGACCACCCAAAACCTGCTCCGAATGGTGTATGGTTTTGGTTCGGTCGTTCGGCCGGTTCCCGAGGTTGATCTTTTTGAGATCCCAATGAGGTTCCGTGTGCTGGCGGCTGTCAATTGAAGTGAACTGCCTCACGGGTAGGTCGAGAGATCGTTTCTGTGGGTGCGTCCGTTCCTTGAGAACTCAACAGCGTGCACTTGTCAAATGCCAATTTTTTCCTCGTCGGTCTGACTTTTGTTGGATTGCGAGAAATTCCTTTGGATCAAAGTCCAACCCTTTTGGGGGTTGGCGTGAAATTCGTCAGTAATGATGTTTTTCTTTGGTCAGTTTCAAACTCGCTGCGGCCCCGTTTTCCCGGTGGTTGTATGCATTTCTTTTTTACGGAGAGTTTGATCCTGGCTCAGGATGAACGCTGGCGGCGTGCTTAACACATGCAAGTCGAACGGTGAAGCCAAGCTTGCTTGGTGGATCAGTGGCGAACGGGTGAGTAACACGTGAGCAACCTGCCCTGGACTCTGGGATAAGCGCTGGAAACGGCGTCTAATACTGGATATGAGACGTGATCGCATGGTCGTGTTTGGAAAGATTTTTCGGTCTGGGATGGGCTCGCGGCCTATCAGCTTGTTGGTGAGGTAATGGCTCACCAAGGCGTCGACGGGTAGCCGGCCTGAGAGGGTGACCGGCCACACTGGGACTGAGACACGGCCCAGACTCCTACGGGAGGCAGCAGTGGGGAATATTGCACAATGGGCGGAAGCCTGATGCAGCAACGCCGCGTGAGGGATGACGGCCTTCGGGTTGTAAACCTCTTTTAGCAGGGAAGAAGCGAAAGTGACGGTACCTGCAGAAAAAGCGCCGGCTAACTACGTGCCAGCAGCCGCGGTAATACGTAGGGCGCAAGCGTTATCCGGAATTATTGGGCGTAAAGAGCTCGTAGGCGGTTTGTCGCGTCTGCTGTGAAATCCCGAGGCTCAACCTCGGGCCTGCAGTGGGTACGGGCAGACTAGAGTGCGGTAGGGGAGATTGGAATTCCTGGTGTAGCGGTGGAATGCGCAGATATCAGGAGGAACACCGATGGCGAAGGCAGATCTCTGGGCCGTAACTGACGCTGAGGAGCGAAAGGGTGGGGAGCAAACAGGCTTAGATACCCTGGTAGTCCACCCCGTAAACGTTGGGAACTAGTTGTGGGGACCATTCCACGGTTTCCGTGACGCAGCTAACGCATTAAGTTCCCCGCCTGGGGAGTACGGCCGCAAGGCTAAAACTCAAAGGAATTGACGGGGACCCGCACAAGCGGCGGAGCATGCGGATTAATTCGATGCAACGCGAAGAACCTTACCAAGGCTTGACATATACGAGAACGGGCCAGAAATGGTCAACTCTTTGGACACTCGTAAACAGGTGGTGCATGGTTGTCGTCAGCTCGTGTCGTGAGATGTTGGGTTAAGTCCCGCAACGAGCGCAACCCTCGTTCTATGTTGCCAGCACGTAATGGTGGGAACTCATGGGATACTGCCGGGGTCAACTCGGAGGAAGGTGGGGATGACGTCAAATCATCATGCCCCTTATGTCTTGGGCTTCACGCATGCTACAATGGCCGGTACAAAGGGCTGCAATACCGTGAGGTGGAGCGAATCCCAAAAAGCCGGTCCCAGTTCGGATTGAGGTCTGCAACTCGACCTCATGAAGTCGGAGTCGCTAGTAATCGCAGATCAGCAACGCTGCGGTGAATACGTTCCCGGGTCTTGTACACACCGCCCGTCAAGTCATGAAAGTCGGTAACACCTGAAGCCGGTGGCCCAACCCTTGTGGAGGGAGCCGTCGAAGGTGGGATCGGTAATTAGGACTAAGTCGTAACAAGGTAGCCGTACCGGAAGGTGCGGCTGGATCACCTCCTTTCTAAGGAGCATCTGACGCCCTGTCATGGGGTTGTTCAGGCGCCGGATCAGACCGAATGTGTCTGCCGGTTAGCTCATGGGTGGAACATTTGATGGGGTCTCGTTTTGTGGGGCTTTCTGCTGAGTACGTCGCTTTGGTGACGGGAAAGGTGGGGGGTTTCGTTGGCGGGGCATGCACGCTGTTGGGTCCTGAGGGGCCGGGCGCTGACGGGGGTCTTTGGATTCTTTGTTGGTGGCTGTTCCTCGAGGGCCTTTCTTGCGCTTGCCGGTTGGTGGGTGTGGGAGGGGTGCCGCCCGTACTTTGAGAACTACACAGTGGACGCGAGCATCTTCGACATGAGCCTTTTGGTTTGTGTCGTGAAGATGATCTTAAAGATCATTAGTCAATTTTTTGACGATTCAACTCATGTGATTTCAAGTCTTTAAGAGCAAACGGTGGATGCCTTGGCATCTGGAGCCGAAGAAGGACGTAGCAATCTGCGATAAGCCTCGGGGAGCTGATAAGCGAGTTTTGATCCGAGGGTGTCCGAATGGGGAAACCCCGCCAGGGCGCGTGCGTACCTGGTGACTCCCGCCTGAATATATAGGGCGGGTAGAGGGAACGTGGGGAAGTGAAACATCTCAGTACCCACAGGAAGAGAAAGCAAAAGCGATTCCGTAAGTAGTGGCGAGCGAAACCGGAAGAGGCTAAACCTAGCGTGTGTGATAGCCGGCAGGCGTTGCATGTTGGGGGTTGTGGGACTTTTCTGATTGTTCTGCCGAATGATCGACGTGACAAGAGGGTATAGACGAACGGTTTTGAATGGCCGGTCATAGAGGGTGCGAACCCCGTAGTCGAAATGCCTGTTCTTGGCGTGAAGAGTATCCCAAGTAGCACGGGGCCCGAGAAATCCCGTGTGAATCTGTCAGGACCACCTGATAAGCCTAAATACTCCCAGATGACCGATAGCGGACAAGTACCGTGAGGGAAAGGTGAAAAGTACCCCGGGAGGGGAGTGAAATAGTACCTGAAACCGTTTGCTTACAAACCGTTGGAGCCTCCTTAGTAGGGGTGACAGCGTGCCTTTTGAAGAATGAGCCTGCGAGTTAGCGATACGTGGCGAGGTTAACCCGAGTGGGGTAGCCGTAGCGAAAGCGAGTCTGAATAGGGCGATTCAGTCGCGTGTCCTAGACCCGAAGCGAAGTGATCTATCCATGGCCAGGTTGAAGCGACGGTAAGACGTCGTGGAGGACCGAACCCACTTAGGTTGAAAACTGAGGGGATGAGCTGTGGATAGGGGTGAAAGGCCAATCAAACTTCGTGATAGCTGGTTCTCTCCGAAATGCATTTAGGTGCAGCGTTGCGTGTTTCTTGCCGGAGGTAGAGCTACTGGATGGCCGATGGGCCCTACAAGGTTACTGACGTCAGCCAAACTCCGAATGCCGGTAAGTGAGAGCGCAGCAGTGAGACTGTGGGGGATAAGCTTCATAGTCGAGAGGGAAACAACCCAGACCACCAACTAAGGTCCCTAAGCGCGTGCTAAGTGGGAAAGGATGTGGAGTTGCTTTGACAACCAGGAGGTTGGCTTAGAAGCAGCCACCCTTGAAAGAGTGCGTAATAGCTCACTGGTCAAGTGATTCCGCGCCGACAATGTAACGGGGCTCAAGCACGCCACCGAAGTTGTGGCATTGACATTTTTGGTAGGCCTTCGTGGTCCAGCCGTGTTGATGGGTAGGAGAGCGTCGTGTGGCGAGTGAAGCGGCGGGGTGACCCAGCCGTGGACGCTACACGAGTGAGAATGCAGGCATGAGTAGCGAAAGACGTGTGAGAAACACGTCCTCCGAAAGACCAAGGGTTCCAGGGTCAAGCTAATCTTCCCTGGGTAAGTCGGGACCTAAGGCGAGGCCGACAGGCGTAGTCGATGGACAACGGGTTGATATTCCCGTACCGGCGAAGAACCGCCCAAGCTAATCCAGTGGTGCTAAGAGTCCTAGCTCGGAATGTTGTTGATCCCTTCGGGGTGAGACGCGTCCGTGTGAACGCTCGACCCCATGCTGGTGCGGCTAGCGTATTAACAGGTGTGACGCAGGAAGGTAGCCCAAGCCAGGCGATGGTAGTCCTGGTGCAAGTGCGTAGGCCGAGTGATAGGCAAATCCGTCACTCATTACGGCTGAGACACGATGCGGATAAAAAGTGGGTGATCCTATGCTGCCGAGAAAAGCATCGACGCGAGGTTCTAGCTGCCCGTACCCCAAACCGACTCAGGTGGTCAGGTAGAGAATACCAAGGAGATCGAGAGAATCGTGGTTAAGGAACTCGGCAAAATGCCCCCGTAACTTCGGGAGAAGGGGGGCCATCCACTTATTAGGACTTGCTCCGAAAGGGTGTGGTGGCCGCAGAGACTAGTGGGTAGCGACTGTTTACTAAAAACACAGGTCCGTGCCAAGTCGCAAGACGATGTATACGGACTGACGCCTGCCCGGTGCTGGAAGGTTAAGAGGACCGGTTAGCCGCAAGGCGAGGCTGAGAATTTAAGCCCCAGTAAACGGCGGTGGTAACTATAACCATCCTAAGGTAGCGAAATTCCTTGTCGGGTAAGTTCCGACCTGCACGAATGGCGTAACGACTTCCCAACTGTCTCAACCGCGAACTCGGCGAAATTGCATTACGAGTAAAGATGCTCGTTACGCGCAGCAGGACGGAAAGACCCCGTGACCTTTACTACAGCTTGGTATTGGTGTTCGGTGTGGCTTGTGTAGGATAGGTGGGAGACGGTGAAGCATTCACGCCAGTGAGTGTGGAGTCATTGTTGAAATACCACTCTGGTCACTCTGGATATCTAACTTAGGACCGTGATCCGGTTCAGGGACAGTGCCTGGTGGGTAGTTTAACTGGGGCGGTTGCCTCCCAAAATGTAACGGAGGCGCCCAAAGGTTCCCTCAACCTGGTTGGCAATCAGGTGGCGAGTGTAAGTGCACAAGGGAGCTTGACTGTGAGACTGACAGGTCGAGCAGGGACGAAAGTCGGGACTAGTGATCCGGCAGTGGCTTGTGGAAGCGCTGTCGCTCAACGGATAAAAGGTACCTCGGGGATAACAGGCTGATCTTGCCCAAGAGTCCATATCGACGGCATGGTTTGGCACCTCGATGTCGGCTCGTCGCATCCTGGGGCTGGAGTAGGTCCCAAGGGTTGGGCTGTTCGCCCATTAAAGCGGTACGCGAGCTGGGTTTAGAACGTCGTGAGACAGTTCGGTCCCTATCCGCTGCGCGCGTAGGAAGTTTGAGAGGATCTGACCCTAGTACGAGAGGACCGGGTTGGACGAACCTCTGGTGTGTCAGTTGTTCCGCCAGGAGCACCGCTGATTAGCTACGTTCGGGATGGATAACCGCTGAAAGCATCTAAGCGGGAAGCCGGCCTCAAGATGAGACTTCCATACCATTTATGGTGAGAGGCTCCCAGCCAGACTACTGGGTTGATAGGCCGGATGTGGAAGCGTAGTAATACGTGAAGCTGACCGGTACTAATAAGCCGATGACTTGATAACACACCTGTTTTTGGTGCTTGCGTCCACTGAGTGGTTCTCGATGTACGGTCGGGAACTCAACAATGATCATGTCGTTGTTGGTTTTTGAAACATCAATAGTGTTTCGGCGGCCATAGCGAGAGGGAAACGCCCGGTTACATTCCGAACCCGGAAGCTAAGCCTCTCAGCGCCGATGGTACTGCAGGGGGGACCCTGTGGGAGAGTAGGACACCGCCGGACTTCTTTTCGTCGAAATGGCCACCCAAAGTTGGGTGGCCATTTCGCATTTACGGGCACACTTCCCCGGTGATCGACCCCGGGTCGAACCCCCGGGGATTGGGTTTCAGCGTCGGTGCCCACACCACCCAGAAAAGGGTGGGTGTGGGCACCGGCGCTTCGCCGTACCCCGGCATATCAATGGGGGCGACCCCGGGTCTACGCTGACGGCACCGAGAAGGGACGCCGTCATGCTCTACACACACCTGGGGGTCGAGCCCCGGATCCACCCCGACGCCGCCATCGCCCCCACGGCGGTGATCAGCGGCGACGTGAGGATAGGCGCCGGATGCCAAGTTCTCCACGGCGCGGTGGTCACGTCCGAGGGGAGCCCCGTCGTCCTCGGCGACGACTCCATCGTGATGGAGAACGCCCTCGTGCGCGCGAGCTCGGCGCACGCCGTCCACGTCGGTGCCCACACCCTGATCGGCCCGATGGCGAGCATCGCTGGCGCCGACATCGGCGAAGAGGTCTTCCTCGCGACGGGCACGCGCATCTTCAACGGCGCGGTGGTGGGCGATCGCAGCGAAGTGCGGATCAACGCCGTCGTGCACGTG from Microbacterium testaceum includes these protein-coding regions:
- a CDS encoding gamma carbonic anhydrase family protein is translated as MLYTHLGVEPRIHPDAAIAPTAVISGDVRIGAGCQVLHGAVVTSEGSPVVLGDDSIVMENALVRASSAHAVHVGAHTLIGPMASIAGADIGEEVFLATGTRIFNGAVVGDRSEVRINAVVHVRTLLPPDTVVPIAWVAVGDPLQILPPDRHEEIWAAQKELDFPGYVFALDRQTPDLMVQLTERYGRSLSRHRTDRRVDHETVDITKDAPPL